One Fontisphaera persica DNA window includes the following coding sequences:
- a CDS encoding DEAD/DEAH box helicase, producing the protein MTNFMMLDSILTRWEDRNIFPFGGLSDLKFLVFDEIHTYTGRQGADVACLIRRLKEHTNCKGKVRCVGTSATIDSSNPDQARQTVASFAQDLFGEPFAKDDVVGESYSAYLTSDQPDPLPPHSISAAMVKAASERDGQAVQALRDALCGKTNATADDLRRQATVHFIERSIVPETPGSDYKTRRWDELLLDYRNRLRPTLALEEASAELAAALVASAETPVKSADGTEYPLLLPKVHAFFSQGQPVTACLGKVHLSATGKKQCAQCDQAAHVPAFPMVFCAACGVELMTAELRREQAVEKLFPATWTTLSARASRSMFSWNIGTGMKSRPTKPPSKGRFSPERPGRRGAHQPPGLYRVRHAGRQLQPQQAAPGCPGGGAAANVSLLRRDLRRAGARVQQVLCRRDGGQGDRHGCSGLPASGERAAEPEAPGDRVHGQHPGRSVPGGAHDGPGPAFAFSTCALPRPD; encoded by the coding sequence GTGACCAACTTCATGATGTTGGACTCGATCCTGACCCGGTGGGAGGATCGCAACATCTTCCCGTTTGGCGGGCTGTCAGACTTGAAGTTCCTGGTGTTCGACGAAATCCACACCTACACCGGTCGCCAGGGCGCGGATGTGGCCTGCCTGATCCGCCGTTTGAAAGAGCACACTAACTGCAAGGGCAAGGTGCGCTGCGTCGGCACATCGGCCACGATTGACAGCAGCAATCCCGACCAGGCCAGGCAGACCGTGGCGTCATTCGCCCAGGATTTGTTCGGCGAACCGTTCGCCAAGGACGATGTGGTTGGCGAGTCCTACAGCGCCTACCTGACCAGCGACCAGCCCGATCCGCTGCCGCCGCACTCGATCAGCGCGGCGATGGTGAAGGCCGCCAGCGAGCGCGACGGGCAGGCCGTCCAGGCGTTGCGGGACGCGCTGTGTGGCAAGACGAACGCCACGGCGGATGATCTACGCCGCCAGGCAACCGTTCATTTCATTGAACGCAGCATCGTGCCGGAGACGCCGGGATCGGACTACAAGACCCGGCGCTGGGATGAGCTGTTGCTCGATTACCGGAACCGGTTGCGGCCCACGCTGGCGCTCGAAGAAGCCAGCGCCGAACTGGCTGCGGCGCTTGTGGCCAGCGCGGAGACGCCGGTGAAATCTGCGGACGGCACCGAATACCCGCTGCTTCTGCCCAAAGTCCATGCCTTCTTCAGTCAGGGCCAGCCGGTCACGGCCTGCCTGGGCAAAGTCCATCTGTCCGCCACAGGCAAGAAGCAATGCGCCCAGTGCGATCAGGCCGCCCATGTGCCTGCCTTCCCAATGGTGTTCTGCGCGGCCTGCGGCGTAGAACTGATGACCGCCGAACTGCGCCGGGAACAGGCGGTGGAAAAGCTGTTCCCCGCGACCTGGACTACACTGAGTGCGAGGGCAAGCCGGTCTATGTTTTCTTGGAACATTGGGACCGGAATGAAGTCCCGCCCGACGAAGCCGCCATCAAAAGGACGGTTCAGCCCGGAAAGGCCGGGAAGGCGCGGTGCCCACCAACCGCCAGGTCTGTACCGTGTGCGGCACGCTGGACGGCAACTGCAACCACAACAAGCTGCGCCCGGTTGCCCTGGTGGAGGAGCCGCTGCTAATGTGTCCCTCCTGCGGCGTGATCTACGACGGGCGGGTGCGCGAGTTCAACAAGTTCTTTGTCGCCGGGATGGTGGGCAAGGCGACCGCCACGGATGTTCTGGCCTCCCGGCTTCTGGAGAACGTGCCGCCGAACCCGAAGCGCCGGGTGATCGCGTTCACGGACAACATCCAGGACGCAGCGTTCCAGGCGGCGCACATGACGGACCTGGACCGGCGTTTGCATTTTCGACGTGCGCTCTACCACGGCCTGACTGA
- a CDS encoding DEAD/DEAH box helicase, producing MNPFHVLEDLQATYRLLVETFQDIANDDIRAWMHDRIEQGDFLWRPPFLTLQRRFRFGDPVERLVQQGLLHPKIPQIFRSKKADPHSAPVRPYLHQTEAWRIILGEKRNCVVTTGTGSGKSFCFAVPVVDTCLRANEAAKVTPAGRRNVKALLVYPMNALANSQYDDLAERLRGTGLTICNYTSELKEEPEAAKKAFVENMGREPYESEVVSRLGCARAGARTFW from the coding sequence ATGAATCCCTTCCACGTGCTTGAGGACTTGCAGGCCACTTACCGCCTGCTGGTGGAAACCTTCCAGGACATTGCCAACGACGACATCCGCGCCTGGATGCACGACCGGATCGAGCAGGGTGATTTTCTGTGGCGGCCTCCGTTTCTTACACTCCAGCGACGGTTCCGTTTCGGCGATCCGGTGGAGCGGCTCGTTCAGCAGGGCCTGTTGCATCCGAAGATTCCGCAGATTTTCCGCTCGAAGAAAGCCGATCCCCATAGTGCGCCCGTCCGCCCGTATCTGCACCAGACCGAAGCCTGGCGGATCATTCTCGGCGAGAAACGCAACTGCGTGGTGACCACGGGCACCGGCAGCGGCAAGAGCTTCTGCTTCGCGGTGCCGGTGGTGGACACCTGCCTCCGGGCCAACGAAGCGGCCAAGGTTACGCCCGCAGGCCGCCGCAACGTCAAGGCGCTGCTGGTGTATCCAATGAATGCTTTGGCCAACTCGCAATACGACGATCTGGCCGAGCGGCTCCGGGGCACCGGGCTGACGATCTGCAACTACACCAGCGAGCTGAAGGAGGAGCCGGAGGCGGCGAAAAAGGCGTTCGTGGAGAACATGGGCCGCGAGCCGTATGAGAGCGAAGTGGTGTCGCGCTTGGGCTGCGCCAGGGCCGGGGCGCGGACATTTTGGTGA
- a CDS encoding ATP-binding protein, which translates to MANGECRLRSPFTVRRSMPLENLNKNRIANDVLAFWMVLVHISNIKMIPRPELVETVNDGLKLSPVTLILGPRQCGKTTLARMIGEKQAATYYDLENPRDLARLEHPLTVLEAARAGDPGRNTPASGPDAVVAGVGGPEAVALPLSVARQRVAGPDEEMLGDAGGAGVFRGHGGFTLGETGVERQTELWVRGGFPDLFLAPDEPSSLKWREDFVQTFLQRDIPMLGIQVPPVTLHRFWTMLAHYHGGIWNGSEIGASLGVTHHAARRYLDTMSGAFMVRQLRPWFENAGKRIVKSPKVYVRDSGLLHALLGIPGLGALQGHPKLGASWEGFVIEQILSRVGERNAYFWATHGRAELDLMVLAKGKRWGFEIKYQDAPVMTKSLHIALKDLKLERAWIVYPGRESYPVHEQVRVCPLKEALDELARGE; encoded by the coding sequence ATGGCGAACGGTGAATGCCGCCTTCGTTCGCCATTCACCGTTCGCCGTTCCATGCCGCTCGAAAACCTCAATAAAAACAGGATCGCCAACGATGTTCTTGCATTTTGGATGGTGCTCGTCCATATTTCTAACATCAAGATGATACCGCGCCCTGAACTGGTTGAGACGGTGAACGATGGGCTGAAGCTCAGCCCGGTGACCCTGATTCTCGGGCCGCGTCAGTGCGGCAAGACGACGCTGGCCCGGATGATCGGGGAAAAGCAGGCTGCCACCTATTACGACCTGGAGAATCCGCGCGACCTGGCGCGGTTAGAGCATCCGCTGACGGTGTTGGAGGCGGCGCGGGCTGGTGATCCTGGACGAAATACACCAGCGTCCGGACCTGATGCCGTTGTTGCGGGTGTTGGCGGACCGGAAGCCGTCGCCCTGCCGCTTTCTGTTGCTCGGCAGCGCGTCGCCGGACCTGATGAAGAAATGCTCGGAGACGCTGGCGGGGCGGGTGTATTTCGTGGACATGGGGGATTCACGCTGGGCGAGACGGGGGTCGAGCGGCAAACGGAGCTTTGGGTGCGCGGAGGATTTCCAGATCTGTTCCTGGCGCCGGATGAACCATCGAGCCTCAAGTGGCGGGAGGATTTTGTACAGACGTTCCTGCAACGGGACATCCCGATGCTGGGCATCCAGGTGCCGCCGGTGACGCTGCACCGGTTCTGGACGATGCTCGCTCACTACCACGGAGGCATCTGGAACGGCTCCGAAATTGGCGCATCGCTCGGGGTAACGCACCATGCGGCGCGACGGTATTTGGACACGATGAGCGGCGCGTTCATGGTGCGGCAACTTCGGCCGTGGTTTGAGAACGCAGGCAAGCGCATCGTCAAATCGCCCAAGGTCTATGTGCGGGATTCGGGGCTGCTGCACGCGCTGCTCGGCATCCCGGGCCTGGGGGCGTTGCAGGGGCACCCGAAACTGGGGGCGTCGTGGGAGGGATTTGTCATCGAGCAAATCCTGTCGCGGGTCGGAGAACGCAACGCCTACTTCTGGGCCACGCATGGCCGGGCGGAGCTGGATTTGATGGTGCTGGCCAAGGGGAAACGCTGGGGCTTCGAGATCAAGTATCAGGACGCGCCGGTGATGACCAAATCGCTCCATATCGCGCTGAAGGATTTGAAACTGGAACGGGCATGGATCGTGTATCCGGGCCGGGAGAGCTACCCGGTGCATGAGCAGGTGCGCGTGTGCCCGTTGAAAGAGGCGCTCGATGAACTGGCGAGGGGCGAATAG
- a CDS encoding DUF4143 domain-containing protein, with amino-acid sequence MTRDIPQLGVRIPAEALRRFWMMVAHYHAQIWNGAELARAFGVSETTVRNYLDLLTGTFLLRQLPPWFENLGKRQYKAPKVYVRDSGLLHRLLGIGTHDALLGHPKLGASWEGFALGQALSVAGAEEAFYWGTPSGAELDLMLMLGGKRYGVRFKCADAPVMTKSLHIALEDLKLERVWIVYPGRESYPVHEQVSVCLLKEVLDELARGK; translated from the coding sequence TTGACGCGGGACATTCCGCAGTTGGGGGTGCGCATCCCGGCAGAAGCGTTGCGGCGGTTCTGGATGATGGTGGCGCATTACCACGCGCAGATTTGGAACGGCGCGGAACTGGCGCGGGCATTCGGTGTCTCCGAGACGACCGTGCGGAATTATCTCGACCTGCTGACGGGGACATTTCTGCTGCGGCAGTTGCCGCCGTGGTTCGAGAATTTGGGCAAGCGGCAATACAAGGCCCCGAAGGTCTATGTGCGGGACAGCGGGCTGCTGCATCGGTTGCTCGGCATCGGCACCCACGACGCCCTGCTGGGGCATCCGAAGCTGGGAGCGTCGTGGGAGGGCTTCGCCCTGGGACAAGCGTTGAGTGTGGCGGGGGCGGAGGAGGCGTTCTATTGGGGCACGCCCAGCGGCGCGGAGCTGGACTTGATGCTGATGCTGGGCGGCAAACGCTACGGCGTCAGATTCAAGTGCGCCGACGCGCCGGTGATGACGAAATCGCTCCATATCGCGCTGGAGGACTTGAAGCTGGAACGGGTGTGGATCGTGTATCCGGGCCGGGAGAGCTACCCGGTGCATGAGCAGGTGAGCGTGTGCCTGTTGAAAGAGGTGCTCGATGAACTGGCGAGGGGCAAATAG
- a CDS encoding AAA family ATPase, translating to MIRRSAALEAVETALAESPVCALLGPRQCGKTTLAQQVAAKCKARYFDLEEASKLWLRGGMPRSFLAPNEPAS from the coding sequence ATGATTCGTCGTTCTGCCGCCCTGGAAGCTGTCGAAACCGCGCTGGCGGAGAGCCCGGTGTGCGCCCTGCTGGGGCCGCGCCAATGTGGGAAGACCACCCTGGCGCAGCAGGTGGCCGCCAAATGCAAGGCCCGGTATTTCGATTTGGAGGAGGCGTCCAAGCTGTGGCTGCGTGGCGGGATGCCCCGGTCGTTCCTTGCGCCGAACGAGCCAGCCTCATAG
- a CDS encoding four helix bundle protein — protein MQINDYRDLEVWQLGRRLARKLYQLTAKFPDEEKFGLVSQLRRAGVSIPSNVAEGWGRHYTAEFIQGLRRANGSRTEVETQMILSADLGYATTQEVEALLKETALLGKQLLALERSLQKRMENRE, from the coding sequence ATGCAAATCAACGACTATCGCGACCTGGAGGTCTGGCAACTGGGACGCCGGTTGGCCAGGAAACTATATCAACTCACGGCGAAGTTCCCCGACGAGGAGAAGTTTGGACTGGTCTCGCAACTGCGGCGGGCGGGGGTGTCCATTCCGTCAAACGTGGCCGAGGGCTGGGGACGGCACTATACAGCGGAGTTCATCCAGGGCCTGCGACGGGCCAACGGCAGCCGGACGGAGGTGGAGACGCAGATGATCCTCAGCGCGGACTTGGGCTATGCCACGACGCAGGAAGTGGAAGCTCTCCTCAAGGAGACCGCGCTGCTGGGCAAGCAACTTCTGGCCCTGGAGCGGTCGCTCCAGAAGCGAATGGAGAATCGCGAATAG
- a CDS encoding helicase-related protein encodes METSGHRRHRGQPKEIEEIDKLIALAKKVTTKQDGKLQTLLKILPEVLKRHPRAPRALIFTRYKDTLDYLVKALKKEAEGDGPLKDLQVFSIYGDMNQKERRATYRAFETADKAVCIGTDCISEGLDLQRGCAELIHVELPWNPNRLEQRNGRLDRYGQPEDRVGIYTLVREDQLDTAILRVLVEKAGRIREQHGFCPIMFSSARELKRLIKEFGATSESYLPGFELPDALPGVMQDAGVASTESERIARIKEESFYGQEQIRLPQVEQALQQTYRTVGAPSEIQAFVLSALEQFRASAIQQADGTWKLTLRGTTFNDLGDESGLHVRSQNRPR; translated from the coding sequence GTGGAAACGTCTGGACACCGCCGCCATCGCGGCCAGCCCAAAGAGATCGAGGAGATCGACAAGCTGATCGCCCTGGCGAAGAAGGTCACGACCAAACAGGATGGCAAGTTGCAGACGTTGCTCAAAATCCTCCCGGAAGTTCTGAAGCGGCACCCCCGCGCTCCTCGTGCGCTCATATTCACACGCTACAAAGACACCTTGGACTACCTGGTCAAAGCCCTGAAGAAGGAAGCCGAAGGCGATGGACCGCTGAAGGACCTCCAGGTGTTCAGCATCTACGGTGATATGAACCAGAAGGAGCGGCGGGCGACCTACCGCGCCTTTGAGACCGCCGACAAAGCCGTGTGCATCGGCACCGATTGCATCTCCGAAGGTCTCGATCTCCAGCGCGGTTGTGCTGAACTGATCCACGTCGAACTCCCCTGGAACCCGAACCGGCTCGAACAACGCAATGGCCGCCTGGACCGCTACGGCCAACCGGAGGACAGGGTCGGCATCTACACCCTGGTCCGCGAGGACCAACTCGACACCGCCATCCTGAGGGTGCTCGTCGAAAAAGCCGGGCGCATCCGCGAGCAGCACGGCTTCTGCCCGATCATGTTCTCGTCGGCGCGGGAGTTGAAGCGGCTCATCAAAGAGTTTGGTGCGACCTCGGAATCCTACCTTCCAGGTTTCGAGCTGCCTGATGCCCTGCCGGGTGTCATGCAGGACGCCGGGGTCGCGTCCACCGAGAGCGAGCGCATCGCGCGCATTAAGGAGGAGTCGTTCTACGGTCAGGAGCAAATCCGGCTACCCCAAGTCGAGCAGGCGCTCCAGCAGACCTACCGCACGGTGGGTGCCCCGTCTGAAATCCAGGCGTTCGTGCTGTCGGCCCTGGAGCAGTTCCGCGCCAGCGCCATCCAGCAAGCCGATGGCACCTGGAAGCTCACCCTGCGCGGCACCACGTTCAACGACCTGGGTGACGAGTCTGGTCTGCACGTTCGATCCCAAAATCGCCCGCGATGA
- a CDS encoding SNF2-related protein: MGADLRIGSVIRLRNRIWRVDRVDDREFWATPLDGRDTRRWRFCARWRRGCAAGRTAAAGRQNRQRPRQARPLVTGLSAQLDSRQRPFLGLQRSRAIPEPFQLVPLLMSLDMPAVRLLIGDDVGVGKSVQAGLIVSELMARGAAERLLVVVPAALREQWQETLDRFFHLEAVIMAGHTRPALERQLLPGQSPWDAYPVIVTSIDYVKND; encoded by the coding sequence ATGGGCGCTGACTTGAGAATTGGTTCGGTCATCCGCCTCCGCAACCGCATCTGGCGGGTTGACCGGGTGGATGACCGTGAGTTTTGGGCGACCCCGCTCGATGGGCGGGACACCCGGCGCTGGCGTTTTTGCGCTCGTTGGAGGAGGGGATGTGCGGCCGGGCGAACTGCCGCTGCCGGACGCCAAAACCGTCAGCGACCCCGCCAAGCAAGACCTCTTGTTACGGGCCTATCGGCTCAGCTTGATTCACGGCAGCGCCCGTTCCTGGGCCTCCAGCGCAGCCGGGCCATCCCTGAACCCTTCCAGCTCGTGCCCTTGCTGATGTCACTGGACATGCCTGCCGTCCGGCTGCTCATAGGCGATGATGTTGGCGTTGGGAAAAGTGTTCAAGCCGGTTTGATCGTGTCGGAGCTGATGGCTCGCGGGGCCGCTGAGCGGTTGCTGGTGGTGGTCCCTGCCGCGTTGCGTGAACAGTGGCAGGAGACCCTGGACCGCTTCTTCCACCTGGAGGCGGTCATCATGGCGGGCCACACTCGACCGGCGCTGGAGCGCCAACTTCTGCCCGGCCAATCTCCGTGGGACGCCTACCCGGTGATTGTGACCAGCATTGATTACGTCAAAAACGATTAG
- a CDS encoding sacsin N-terminal ATP-binding-like domain-containing protein: protein MPGYRHSALNDISRIRQDLRDRYQDGFAILKELLQNTDDAGANRPGDEASQLVIVLSDIGLPGSRHPLLKAPGLAVLNNGAFTLSDAISITSLGMSNKAGQGGAAGKFGLGLKSIFHWAEAFLLFVFNFSPRGRDERICLRFAESMGSREANKCRHRDWEEAWEKEQESDIVAFKELAERGLGVKRWFGLWIPLRQPDHLRDSQGKSSPSSTAFRSQTSMIFWPRLEESFGSNTTFASPSPLSEPWQIGRQ from the coding sequence ATGCCTGGTTATCGTCATTCCGCTTTAAACGACATTTCACGTATTCGCCAAGATTTGCGCGATAGATATCAGGACGGTTTTGCCATTCTCAAAGAACTTCTGCAAAACACCGACGATGCAGGGGCCAATCGGCCAGGAGACGAGGCAAGTCAACTAGTAATAGTTTTGTCTGACATCGGTTTGCCTGGCAGCAGGCACCCACTTCTTAAAGCTCCCGGCTTGGCTGTGCTAAACAATGGGGCGTTCACGCTGAGTGATGCAATTAGCATCACATCATTGGGTATGAGCAACAAAGCTGGTCAGGGCGGCGCTGCGGGCAAGTTTGGACTGGGGCTGAAAAGCATTTTCCATTGGGCTGAGGCTTTTTTACTTTTCGTCTTCAACTTTTCCCCAAGAGGAAGGGACGAGCGTATCTGCCTCAGATTTGCTGAATCCATGGGGAGTAGGGAAGCCAATAAATGTCGCCACAGAGATTGGGAAGAGGCATGGGAAAAAGAACAGGAATCAGACATAGTCGCTTTCAAGGAACTTGCCGAACGTGGTCTGGGTGTCAAGCGTTGGTTTGGACTTTGGATACCTTTAAGACAACCGGACCACTTGCGGGATTCCCAAGGGAAATCAAGCCCATCGAGCACCGCTTTCCGAAGCCAGACTTCGATGATCTTTTGGCCCAGACTGGAAGAGTCGTTTGGCAGCAACACTACCTTTGCTTCGCCGTCTCCGCTCAGTGAGCCTTGGCAAATTGGAAGGCAATAA